From one Deinococcus sp. NW-56 genomic stretch:
- a CDS encoding ATP-binding protein, whose amino-acid sequence MVCPPAPVHTDLLLVVAEALAAARRPQEVVEVLLAHAHAALRVPVAAWLVPGGEQEIAPAPTAQEGDGVAWPDLATLRAVWQRREPVLLEGSGAALLPLQVGEEPVRGLLGLAWPQAPDAAGIRLARALAGQAALHLGRLSREGRADPEGTDPVGGLARAALRIGQAPGLQAALEVITEEARLLVGAHQSVVSLTVSEDWAQAITAVSLSDKYAAWQDYAVPPDGSGIYALVCRVNGPLRLTQAELEAHPAWRGFGQHADQHPPMRGWLAVPLVGKGGRNIGLIQLSDREEGEFSARDEQILVQLAQFAAVTVENARLIELAQAELERREQAEARLRVLNMELEGRIGAATHELQSRAAALDAFVAFSEAVGTQTDVAALARQAVRVMRTTLGHVSVGYYEPEGGLWRAQVWSDDMTPEVVAQIRAGIPAEAPNLARAVASGEAAFVDGWDAEANALSTTVNYGAGAFVPVVIGGEVRCLLAVGTRAARRWTEHERSVMRAVGRSFQLALERAEATALLERRNGELAARTRALEGFAHLTGDLAAQGDPRLFVRRAQEVILSLLPPGYALYYERGGDHWRNRVQVGEVGNAALQAFIDAGPRVGATPSVDVPWQTRRPFYQDAYARGSDTPEEMVQHVSTVASLPVLRHGEVVGVLIAVIFEGRPWSHTDRIILETVVSSLGLALERAESVALLAERTAELEQTNAELARSNAELEQFAYVASHDLQAPIRAMTSFAGLTQRRYGDVLDDRGRMYLTQIAESGEHMKRLVDDLLTFSRVHTTQREPERVDSGAVFDAVRRRLETGADLAGARLTRGPLPPVLADPQQLDQLLQNLISNGLKYRRGGVTPEVHVWAEREGDFWRFGVRDNGIGIEPQYFGRIFEIFQRLHGREQYEGTGIGLAVCKKIVERHGGRLWVESEVGRGTTFFFTLPAVPGDAGPPFAG is encoded by the coding sequence ATGGTCTGTCCGCCCGCCCCCGTCCACACCGATCTCCTGCTCGTCGTCGCCGAGGCCCTCGCCGCGGCCAGGCGGCCGCAGGAGGTGGTGGAGGTTCTGCTCGCGCACGCCCACGCGGCCCTGCGCGTGCCCGTCGCCGCGTGGCTGGTGCCGGGAGGGGAGCAGGAGATCGCCCCGGCGCCCACTGCCCAGGAGGGAGACGGGGTGGCGTGGCCGGACCTCGCGACCCTGCGGGCCGTGTGGCAGCGCCGCGAGCCTGTCTTGCTGGAGGGGAGCGGCGCCGCCCTGCTGCCCCTTCAGGTCGGGGAGGAACCCGTGCGGGGCCTGCTGGGGTTGGCGTGGCCGCAGGCGCCAGACGCGGCCGGGATACGTCTCGCGCGGGCACTCGCGGGGCAGGCGGCGCTGCACCTCGGGCGGCTGTCGCGGGAGGGCCGCGCTGACCCGGAGGGCACCGATCCGGTGGGTGGGCTGGCGCGGGCGGCGCTGCGGATCGGGCAGGCGCCGGGTCTACAAGCGGCCCTGGAGGTCATCACCGAGGAAGCCCGCCTGCTGGTGGGGGCACACCAGTCGGTCGTGAGCCTGACCGTCAGCGAGGACTGGGCGCAGGCGATCACGGCGGTGTCTCTCAGCGACAAGTACGCCGCGTGGCAGGACTACGCCGTGCCCCCGGACGGGAGCGGTATCTACGCGCTGGTGTGCCGGGTCAACGGGCCGCTGCGGCTGACCCAGGCCGAGCTGGAAGCGCATCCGGCGTGGCGCGGCTTTGGCCAACACGCCGACCAGCATCCCCCCATGCGCGGCTGGCTGGCAGTGCCGCTGGTGGGCAAGGGCGGGCGCAACATCGGCCTGATTCAGCTCAGCGACCGCGAGGAAGGCGAGTTCTCCGCGCGGGACGAGCAGATTCTCGTGCAGCTCGCGCAGTTCGCCGCCGTGACGGTCGAGAACGCCCGGTTGATCGAACTCGCGCAGGCCGAGCTGGAGCGGCGCGAGCAGGCCGAGGCCCGGCTGCGCGTCCTGAACATGGAGCTGGAAGGCCGGATCGGGGCCGCCACCCATGAGTTGCAATCCCGCGCGGCGGCGCTCGACGCCTTTGTGGCCTTCAGCGAGGCCGTGGGTACCCAAACCGACGTGGCGGCGCTGGCCCGGCAGGCTGTCCGGGTCATGCGGACCACCCTGGGACATGTCAGCGTGGGCTACTACGAGCCGGAGGGGGGGCTGTGGCGGGCACAGGTGTGGTCGGACGACATGACCCCCGAGGTCGTCGCGCAGATCCGGGCGGGCATCCCGGCCGAAGCCCCCAACCTGGCCCGCGCGGTGGCGTCCGGCGAGGCCGCGTTCGTGGACGGCTGGGACGCCGAGGCCAATGCCCTGTCCACCACCGTGAACTACGGGGCGGGGGCCTTCGTGCCCGTCGTGATCGGGGGCGAGGTCCGCTGCCTGCTCGCGGTGGGCACCCGCGCCGCGCGGCGCTGGACCGAGCACGAGCGCTCCGTGATGCGGGCGGTGGGCCGCAGCTTTCAGCTCGCGCTCGAGCGGGCCGAGGCCACCGCGCTGCTGGAGCGCCGGAACGGCGAACTCGCGGCCCGCACCCGCGCCCTGGAGGGCTTCGCGCACCTCACGGGCGACCTCGCGGCGCAGGGCGATCCCCGCCTGTTCGTGCGGCGGGCACAGGAGGTGATCCTCTCGCTGCTGCCGCCCGGCTACGCCCTGTACTACGAGCGCGGGGGCGACCACTGGCGCAACCGGGTGCAGGTCGGGGAGGTGGGAAACGCGGCCCTTCAGGCCTTTATCGACGCCGGGCCGCGGGTGGGCGCGACCCCCAGCGTGGACGTGCCCTGGCAGACCCGGCGGCCCTTTTATCAGGACGCCTACGCGCGGGGCAGTGACACCCCCGAGGAGATGGTGCAGCACGTGAGCACCGTGGCCTCGCTGCCCGTCCTGCGCCACGGCGAGGTGGTCGGCGTCCTGATCGCCGTGATCTTCGAGGGTCGGCCCTGGAGCCACACCGACCGCATCATTCTGGAGACGGTCGTGAGCAGCCTGGGCCTCGCGCTGGAGCGGGCCGAGAGCGTGGCCCTCTTGGCCGAGCGCACCGCCGAACTGGAGCAGACCAACGCCGAACTCGCCCGCAGCAACGCGGAACTCGAACAGTTCGCCTACGTCGCCTCGCACGACCTGCAAGCGCCCATCCGGGCGATGACCAGTTTCGCCGGGCTGACCCAGCGCCGCTACGGCGACGTGCTCGACGACCGGGGCCGGATGTACCTCACCCAGATCGCTGAGAGCGGCGAGCACATGAAGCGCCTGGTGGACGACCTGCTCACCTTCTCGCGCGTTCACACGACCCAGCGCGAGCCGGAGCGGGTCGACAGCGGCGCCGTCTTCGACGCGGTGCGCCGCCGCCTGGAGACGGGAGCGGACCTCGCAGGCGCCCGCCTCACCCGTGGGCCACTGCCCCCCGTCCTGGCCGACCCGCAGCAGCTCGACCAGCTCCTGCAGAACCTGATCTCGAACGGGCTGAAGTACCGCCGGGGGGGAGTGACTCCCGAAGTCCACGTCTGGGCCGAGCGCGAGGGCGACTTCTGGCGCTTCGGAGTGCGCGACAACGGCATCGGGATCGAACCGCAGTATTTCGGGCGCATCTTCGAGATTTTCCAGCGCCTGCACGGCCGCGAGCAGTACGAGGGAACGGGCATCGGCCTCGCCGTGTGCAAGAAGATCGTCGAGCGCCACGGCGGGCGGTTGTGGGTCGAGAGCGAGGTCGGGCGGGGGACCACCTTCTTCTTCACCCTGCCCGCCGTGCCCGGCGACGCGGGTCCACCTTTCGCCGGATGA
- a CDS encoding DUF808 domain-containing protein, translated as MSGGLVALLDDVAAIAKLAAASVDDIGAAAAKAGSKAVGVVVDDTAVTPRYVTGFTPDRELPIIWRIARGSLRNKVVFILPAALLLSQFLPGAIPPILMLGGAYLCFEGAEKVYEAVSGHEEGHGSEDPAALTGQAHEEQMVAGAIRTDFILSAEIMAISLAEVADQTFWLRAATLVVVALLITALVYGVVGLIVKMDDFGLRLANGASGAGRTFGRGLVRGMPKVLSALSVIGTAAMLWVGGHIILAGLEDFGLGGPLHFFHGLAVAAGHAVPFAQGFVEWLVETLGSGLFGLLVGAVIVAVLHLRPGRGAKAH; from the coding sequence GTGAGCGGCGGCCTCGTCGCGCTGCTCGACGACGTGGCGGCCATCGCCAAGCTCGCGGCGGCGTCGGTCGACGATATCGGGGCCGCCGCCGCCAAGGCGGGCAGCAAGGCGGTGGGCGTGGTCGTGGACGACACGGCGGTCACCCCCCGCTACGTGACGGGCTTTACCCCCGACCGCGAGCTGCCCATCATCTGGCGGATCGCGCGGGGATCGCTGCGCAACAAGGTGGTGTTTATCCTCCCTGCCGCGCTGCTGCTCAGCCAGTTTCTGCCCGGCGCGATCCCCCCGATCCTGATGCTGGGCGGGGCCTACCTCTGCTTTGAGGGCGCCGAGAAGGTCTATGAAGCTGTCAGCGGCCACGAGGAAGGCCACGGGAGCGAGGACCCCGCCGCCCTGACGGGGCAGGCCCACGAGGAACAGATGGTCGCGGGAGCGATCCGCACGGACTTCATCCTCTCGGCCGAGATCATGGCGATCTCGCTCGCGGAGGTGGCCGACCAGACCTTCTGGCTGCGGGCGGCGACCCTGGTGGTCGTGGCACTGCTGATCACCGCGCTGGTGTACGGGGTCGTGGGACTCATCGTGAAAATGGACGACTTCGGCCTGCGGCTGGCGAACGGCGCGTCGGGCGCGGGGCGCACCTTCGGGCGTGGGCTGGTGCGCGGCATGCCCAAGGTGCTCTCGGCCCTCTCGGTGATCGGCACCGCCGCCATGCTGTGGGTGGGCGGGCACATCATCCTCGCGGGGCTGGAGGATTTCGGCCTGGGCGGCCCCCTCCACTTCTTCCACGGTCTCGCCGTGGCGGCGGGGCACGCGGTCCCCTTCGCGCAAGGCTTCGTCGAGTGGCTGGTCGAGACGCTGGGATCGGGCCTGTTCGGGCTGCTGGTGGGCGCCGTGATCGTGGCGGTGCTGCACCTGCGGCCGGGGCGCGGGGCAAAAGCGCACTGA
- the cas2e gene encoding type I-E CRISPR-associated endoribonuclease Cas2e → MTLEAVPESLRGELSRWLIEVQPGVYVGNASALVRDLLWDKAVGHTRRGRCTQVYRASNEQGFVIRTHGDATRRVVSLDGYQLVAVRNARHAELAQEYDPPEDDDKL, encoded by the coding sequence ATGACTCTTGAGGCCGTCCCCGAGAGCCTGCGCGGTGAGCTTTCGCGCTGGCTGATCGAAGTCCAGCCCGGGGTGTACGTGGGCAACGCCTCGGCCCTCGTGCGCGACCTGCTGTGGGACAAGGCCGTGGGGCATACCCGCCGGGGCCGCTGCACCCAGGTCTACCGTGCCAGCAATGAGCAGGGCTTCGTCATCCGCACCCACGGCGACGCGACCCGGCGGGTGGTCAGCCTCGACGGATACCAGCTCGTTGCCGTCCGCAACGCGCGTCATGCAGAATTGGCCCAGGAGTACGACCCTCCAGAGGACGATGACAAATTGTGA
- the cas1e gene encoding type I-E CRISPR-associated endonuclease Cas1e: protein MTDPTSIPPTSNAIIWQRQNLRELPKFRDGTTYLYLDHTRLEQDGRGVRAYHPEGMVTIPAASLSVLLLGPGCSVSHEAVKALSDTGCSLLWVGEEGVRLYASGLGETRSAARLQRQALLWANPQSRLRVVRQMYAMRFPEGLPPDLTLQQIRGREGARVRDAYARYSRAHGVKWDTRQYKQQDWNRATPVNKAVSAGNACLYGLAHAAILSMGYSPALGFVHTGKMLSFVYDVADLYKLEVVLPVAFREAATPGDDLERRVRTGLRDHMTRLRLLERMAADLLHLLGGDDPDPEPMAPGDLWDPEGNAAGGVNHAGHDS from the coding sequence ATGACCGATCCCACCTCCATTCCGCCGACCTCGAACGCCATCATCTGGCAGCGGCAGAATCTGCGCGAGCTGCCCAAGTTCCGCGACGGCACGACCTATCTCTACCTCGACCACACCCGCCTGGAGCAAGATGGGCGGGGCGTGCGGGCCTATCACCCGGAGGGCATGGTGACCATCCCGGCGGCCAGCCTCAGCGTGCTGCTGCTGGGGCCGGGTTGCTCGGTCAGCCACGAGGCGGTCAAGGCCCTGTCCGACACCGGCTGCTCGCTGCTGTGGGTGGGCGAGGAGGGCGTGCGGCTCTACGCCAGCGGCCTGGGCGAGACGCGCAGCGCGGCGCGGCTTCAGCGGCAGGCGCTGCTGTGGGCCAATCCCCAGAGCCGATTGCGGGTGGTACGGCAGATGTACGCGATGCGCTTTCCGGAAGGGCTGCCCCCGGACCTCACCCTCCAGCAGATTCGTGGGCGCGAGGGGGCACGGGTGCGGGATGCCTACGCCCGCTACAGCCGGGCGCACGGAGTCAAGTGGGACACGCGCCAGTACAAGCAGCAGGACTGGAACCGCGCCACGCCGGTGAACAAGGCGGTCAGCGCCGGGAATGCTTGCCTCTATGGCCTCGCGCACGCGGCGATCCTGAGCATGGGCTACAGCCCCGCGCTGGGCTTCGTCCACACCGGCAAGATGCTGAGCTTCGTCTACGACGTGGCCGACCTCTACAAGCTGGAGGTGGTGCTGCCCGTTGCCTTCCGCGAGGCCGCCACCCCCGGCGACGATCTGGAGAGGCGTGTCCGCACCGGCCTGCGCGACCACATGACGCGGTTGCGCCTGCTGGAGCGCATGGCCGCCGACCTGCTGCACCTGCTGGGCGGCGACGACCCCGACCCTGAGCCGATGGCCCCCGGCGACCTGTGGGACCCGGAGGGCAACGCGGCGGGAGGAGTGAACCATGCTGGTCATGACTCTTGA
- the cas6e gene encoding type I-E CRISPR-associated protein Cas6/Cse3/CasE → MTPLHLSRLTFDDRDPRTARDLASPYALHQTLRWAFPGAGVEGAPLPDGERLLWRQEDRETLLVQSLTPPDWEALNARHPGSLRGWEVKAVDLTGALTPGRALRFRLRANVTVRKLDERGRSRRHALRGPHEQLGWLERQGGQHGFDLLAADIAHSGTVRTRKGAQTLTLHTVTFEGRLCVTDPAALQGAVCGGLGHAKALGCGLLSLGPG, encoded by the coding sequence GTGACGCCGCTGCACCTCTCCCGCCTGACCTTCGACGACCGCGACCCCCGCACCGCCCGCGACCTCGCCAGCCCCTACGCGCTGCACCAGACCCTGCGCTGGGCCTTTCCGGGGGCGGGGGTGGAGGGGGCACCCCTGCCGGACGGCGAACGGCTGCTGTGGCGTCAGGAGGACCGCGAGACCCTCCTCGTCCAGAGCCTGACCCCGCCCGACTGGGAGGCGCTGAACGCCCGGCATCCCGGCTCGCTGCGGGGCTGGGAGGTCAAGGCGGTGGACCTGACCGGAGCGCTGACCCCCGGCCGCGCCCTGCGCTTCCGCCTGCGGGCGAATGTGACCGTGCGGAAGCTGGACGAGCGGGGCCGCAGTCGCCGCCACGCCCTGCGCGGCCCGCACGAGCAGCTCGGATGGCTGGAGCGGCAGGGCGGTCAGCACGGCTTCGACCTGCTCGCCGCCGACATCGCCCACAGCGGCACCGTCCGCACCCGCAAGGGCGCTCAGACCCTGACCCTTCACACCGTGACCTTCGAGGGTCGCCTCTGTGTGACCGACCCGGCCGCCCTACAAGGCGCGGTGTGCGGCGGCCTGGGCCACGCCAAGGCGCTGGGCTGCGGGCTGTTGAGCCTGGGGCCGGGCTGA